AGTTTGTACGTCGCTAAACGGGCGCCCCGAGCTTTTGTTCTTAAGCAGCTAATTCTTTTTTCTTGAAAATAAACACCGATAACACAAGAAGTATGGCGCTTAGTAGGATGGTTAGAAGTGTCGTGATCCACATATCAGTAGGCAATGTTCCACTGTTCAGGAATGTTTGGATGTATAAGTGAATTTGCGGCGGGAGCCATTCGAATTGACTTTTGAATATCCCGTTGATGGAACTTAATACAATGACCGAGGTTACAGATAAGAAGCCTACTAGTCCAGGTACTCGAAATAGTGTATTTAGAAAGACGGATATGGTGATGACCAATACATACCAGACGCTGTGAAATAGAAAGCCTGTCATGGCATGAGAAAATGGTAGATCTCCAAATAGAATATTGATATAATACCAGCTTGCTATGAGACCTAGAAAAGAACTAGTTAACACTAATAAAAGTGTGCTCGCCCATTTAGCGGTAATATAATTGGTATAACTAACAGGTTTAACGAGTATCAGCTCGATTACGCCACTTTTTCGTTCACTAGAAATAAGCCCCATCGACATGATTAAAATAAGTAACAATCCCATTAGATTATATTGAGAAATACTACTCATAAATGCTTGCTCTGGTGTAGGAGTGGGGATGTTGATTTCAGCACCTTCAGGTAAATCGCCAAACTGCTCCAACAAGACAGGAGTATAATAGGAAGTAATAGGATCCATAATCGCCAGAAGTATAAATACAATCGGTACCCATACCCACTTTAAGCTTCGCCAATTTTCAAGTAATTCTTTTTGAAAAATTGTCCACCACTGCATTACTGCTTCACCACTTTCATAAATAAGTCTTCTAAAGACGTGCGACTCACCTCAAAGTGAGTAATAGGCCAATTTTGTTCCGCAGCTAATTGTAAAATCGCAGATCTAGCTTGGTCTGTGTTATGGGTGTTGATAGTTAAATGTTTCCCTTCTTTAAGTACGTTTTCGACTGACTCAAGTGATTCTATGTCTTCTGCATATGTATCACTGTTTTGAGAGAAGGAGACTTTTAGTTTCGTAGCCTCCTGAGTGAATTGTAGATCATCTAGTCTTCCGGATTCCACAATCTCTCCATTATGCATTAGCAACAGTTCATCACTCACTTCTTCCGCGTCACTTAAAATGTGCGTAGAAAAAAGAATAGTCGTTCCCTTTTTGATATCCTCTAATAAATTCAATACTTCCCGACGGCCAATTGGGTCTAAAGCTGAAACAGGTTCATCTAGAATAAGCAACTTAGGCTGATGAATCATCGCTTGAGCAATTCCGAGTCGTTGCTTCATCCCTCCTGAATACTTGCTGATACGACGATTTTTGGCATCAGCTATTCCAACTTTTTCGAGCAACACTTCAGCTCGATTACTCGCATCCTTTTTAGATAAATGGGCTAGTCTACCTACATAAACAAGAAACTCTTTACCAGTCATCCAGTAATGAAAGACAGGATGCTGGGGGAGATACCCAATCACTTCGCGAATATCCGAATGAGCAGGGTGCCCTTCGAATACAATAGATCCACTCGTCGGTTTCATCAAACCTGCAAGCATGCGCAGTGTAGTCGTCTTCCCAGCACCATTCGGCCCAAGCAAGGAAATACAATTCCCTTTCTCTAATTCAAAAGCTATATCATGAACTACATCTGTCTTATCAAAACGCTTCGTTAATCCAGAAACAGATACAAATGCCATTTTATTGCGGTCTCCTTCCGATAATGAAGTACACTACAGGGCCAACTAGGTTAAACCCTAAAATAATAATAAGCCATAACCATTTGGGGCCATTCGTTTCCTCTCTCCTAATCAAATCAACAATGGCGACAGTAAGTAGGATAAGTTCAAGAATTAAAACCGGTATAATTAGCTTCCAAGGAATCATATCAAAAAACTCAGCCAGCTCAGGGAATTGGGCAGTATCCATATACAACCTCCTTATAAATCCATTCTATATAATATGACGATTGAGGGAGGTAATAGTTTACTACAAATGAAAATTTTTCTAAAAACAGTAGAACAGATAGTAGTTGCAAGAAAAGTAGCAAAATTGTATAATACTCTCATGACATTCTTATCCGGGGCATTAGCTCAGTTGGGAGAGCGCCTGGCTGGCAGCCATGAGGTCGCCGGTTCGAGCCCGGCATGCTCCATATCCTCAAACCTTTTGTCTCTCAAGGGGTTTGTTTTTTTATTCCTCAGTTAGAAGTTTCTCCTTTAATCAGATGTTCACAGAAGTTCACATTTTATCTTGTGGGTGTTTGTTCTTACTTTCCATTTCTTCCTCAAAATCCAGTATGTTGAAAGATTTTAAACAAGAACTTGAGAATACTGCTAATCGTCTTGTCAGTCCCCGCCCTTTCTTAGGATAATAAAAGGAGTAAGAGTGAGCACTCCTACTCCTAACAATTGGCTTACAACCGATTTTCTAGCTCAAAGTCATAATACAGAACATCTCAAGTCTCCCGTTTGAGGGCGCTAACCTGGATGAAGAGAAAAAATAACTGCTATTTTATCCGTGAATTAAGCGCCAATTACAAGTAAATCTCGTGTCGAGAAAGTAACGTGTGCCTAAAATTAAGTAGTTCGTCCTTATTTATTAAATGTGTTTTAACCTCCATTAGTCTAACGATTTTTTACAGAAGTAGAAGTCCACGCATTCCAAGCTGTTGTCATTCATACGTTGTTCTGCACCTTCTTGAGTTTTAGATGGAGGCACAATGACTTTTTCGCCTTTTCTCCAGTCTGCTGGAGTAGCAACCCCATGTTCATCGGTGGTTTTTAGTGCTTGAACCAAACGAATGATTTCGTCCATATTACGACCAGTGGAAAGTGGATAATATATAATAGCTCGGACAATTTGTTGATCATCAATTACAAATACCGCTCTAGAAGCTTCTGTAGAGCTTTCACCAGGCATGATCATACCATATTTTTGGGCTACTTCTTGGGTGAGATCAGCGATGATTGGAAATTCAATTTTAACTCCAAAGTTTTGCTCAATGTTACGAACCCAAGCGATATGAGAGTTTACGCTATCTACACTTAGTCCTAAAAGTTCTGTATTCAATTCATTTAATTGTTTGTAAATTTTTTGAAAACCAATGAATTCTGTTGTACATACAGGGGTGAAGTCAGATGGATGAGAAAATAGTAGCACCCATTTTCCTTTATAATCATTTAAATTAATTGTACCGTGGGTAGTGACAGCTTCAAAATCAGGCGCTTTAGAACCAATACGTGGTAGAGCATTTACCTCTTCATTATGTTGTGTTAAGTCTGTCATAGTAATAACATCTCCTTATTTAATATAATCATTATTATTGTATCCCTCAAGATATCGCAAAGACATAGGGGTATCCCCCTATACCTTAATAAGTATAATTAGTTCCAATTCTTTTAAGTTTGTTACAATATTTTATATTAACCAAAAGATGAAGAAGTACTCGGACGTCCATTAGCAAATATGGAGAGAGAAACAAATAAAAGCATTACTACATACCCTTAAGATATTTTCACTACTCAATGCTTTCTTGATAGTAAGGGTTTTTTTTGTTGTTTCGAGGGAAAATTGCTCTCTTTTTTTGAAAGAAAGTTCTGGCGTTTACATGTCTAACTCCAGCTACTAGCAAATTTCCTGCTCCTCCTTAAAAATTCTTTCTTTGGCCATTTTAAAAATGAAACGTTGATTAAAAATGAGAAACTTTAGAGTACCTAAAGAAAGGTATATGACTCATAACAACAACTATCGTTATCAAGGGAATAAAAAAAAGATGACCCCTGTAAAATACAGAAATCATCTTCTTGAGTCAGCCTTTTATAAAGTGTCCCTTTCCAAAGGGGGACACTTTAATAAATAAGAGTCTAGTTTTTTACTTTACCCATTCATCAATCAAATCTTGGTTCTCTTCAACCCATTTTTTAGCTCCATCAATAGGCTCTTCGGCACCTTGTACATATTCAATTAGCTGGCCGATTTGTTGATCGTTCATCTTCCAATTTTTAAACCATTCGCTTACTTTTGGATACTCTTCATCAAATCCTTGTTTTGTAGCATGGTGAATTTTTTCTACACCACCATATGTGTTTTGGGGATCCTCAAGAAATTTTAAGTCGTATTTGGAGAATACCCAGTGTGGGCTCCAAAGCGGTGCTACAATTGCTTCTTCATTCTCTATTGCTTTTCCGATTTCAGCTATCATTGCAGATTCAGAGCTTGATAATAGTTCTAAATCAAGATTATAATCCTTAATTAATTGTTGTGTCACTTCCATCGTACCTGCACCAGGTTCAAAACCAACTATTTCGCTATCGAACTTTTCTTTATGTTCATTTAAGTCTTTTATGCTATTCACCTCTTCTAAATAGGTTGGAACAACAAGACCTACTTTTGCATTGTCATACCACGTAGCATCGGAGAAATTGACTGAATCCTTATATTTCTTCAAATAATTTGCATCTTGGACTGGTAGCCATATTTCTAAACTAGCATCTAAATCGCCTGTTTCTAACGCTCTCATCGTTGAACCCATGTTTAAATTGTTTAGTTCTACGTTATAACCCTTATCTTCTAAAATGACTTTCCACATATTTGTTACGGCAATGTTTTCTGCCCAGCTAATTTGACCAATTTTTAACTCCTTATTACTTTCTTCGGATTTTGCATCTGCTTGCTCACCGCTTGCTTGCTCACCAGCGTTTCCACATGCTGCAAGTACTGCAACCATTAAAAAAGCTAACAAAAAACTAAATCCATTTTTCCACTTGTCCATGTTAAAAAACTCTCCTTTGATATGTTGTATATATTTTAATGCATTTTAAAAATTAAATATGTTAAAAAAATATTTAATAAAGAATGCAAAAAAAACACTGTCTTCTTTATGAGTGAATCTTTTATATAACTAGGTAGTCTATAACTTCTTTATCTATAGACTACCTGATATCTATTTGTCTGCCTCATTTTTCGGAAGAAATTCAAATATTTTACCACTTCTTATACTTTCAACTAGGTCATTCAACCAGTGATAGTAGGTTTTAGATTCTTGTAATTGGTCATAGTATTTCTTTGCTTCTGCGACGATATCTTGTGTACTGTTTGGATCTTTTATGACATTAATGAAATCCTCTTGGGCTTCTTCAATGGCATCCAAGTTCATTTTCACTTCGCGTTCCCACATTTGACAATAAAACGACATAAAGGAACGGAAAAAATCCTTCTCAGCTACATAAGTATGTTTCCTGGAACCGCGTGTAAATGTTT
The sequence above is drawn from the Pontibacillus yanchengensis genome and encodes:
- a CDS encoding PLD nuclease N-terminal domain-containing protein, producing MDTAQFPELAEFFDMIPWKLIIPVLILELILLTVAIVDLIRREETNGPKWLWLIIILGFNLVGPVVYFIIGRRPQ
- the cudC gene encoding choline uptake/conversion transcriptional regulator CudC, with protein sequence MSESIESPKSKLEEAQNKVIGAIAETMDLYGVTPAAANLYATMYFKDQMTLDEMRTELDMSKPSMSTSIRKLQEISMVKKTFTRGSRKHTYVAEKDFFRSFMSFYCQMWEREVKMNLDAIEEAQEDFINVIKDPNSTQDIVAEAKKYYDQLQESKTYYHWLNDLVESIRSGKIFEFLPKNEADK
- a CDS encoding ABC transporter ATP-binding protein, which produces MAFVSVSGLTKRFDKTDVVHDIAFELEKGNCISLLGPNGAGKTTTLRMLAGLMKPTSGSIVFEGHPAHSDIREVIGYLPQHPVFHYWMTGKEFLVYVGRLAHLSKKDASNRAEVLLEKVGIADAKNRRISKYSGGMKQRLGIAQAMIHQPKLLILDEPVSALDPIGRREVLNLLEDIKKGTTILFSTHILSDAEEVSDELLLMHNGEIVESGRLDDLQFTQEATKLKVSFSQNSDTYAEDIESLESVENVLKEGKHLTINTHNTDQARSAILQLAAEQNWPITHFEVSRTSLEDLFMKVVKQ
- a CDS encoding peroxiredoxin, with translation MTDLTQHNEEVNALPRIGSKAPDFEAVTTHGTINLNDYKGKWVLLFSHPSDFTPVCTTEFIGFQKIYKQLNELNTELLGLSVDSVNSHIAWVRNIEQNFGVKIEFPIIADLTQEVAQKYGMIMPGESSTEASRAVFVIDDQQIVRAIIYYPLSTGRNMDEIIRLVQALKTTDEHGVATPADWRKGEKVIVPPSKTQEGAEQRMNDNSLECVDFYFCKKSLD
- a CDS encoding ABC transporter permease subunit, whose amino-acid sequence is MQWWTIFQKELLENWRSLKWVWVPIVFILLAIMDPITSYYTPVLLEQFGDLPEGAEINIPTPTPEQAFMSSISQYNLMGLLLILIMSMGLISSERKSGVIELILVKPVSYTNYITAKWASTLLLVLTSSFLGLIASWYYINILFGDLPFSHAMTGFLFHSVWYVLVITISVFLNTLFRVPGLVGFLSVTSVIVLSSINGIFKSQFEWLPPQIHLYIQTFLNSGTLPTDMWITTLLTILLSAILLVLSVFIFKKKELAA
- a CDS encoding glycine betaine ABC transporter substrate-binding protein is translated as MDKWKNGFSFLLAFLMVAVLAACGNAGEQASGEQADAKSEESNKELKIGQISWAENIAVTNMWKVILEDKGYNVELNNLNMGSTMRALETGDLDASLEIWLPVQDANYLKKYKDSVNFSDATWYDNAKVGLVVPTYLEEVNSIKDLNEHKEKFDSEIVGFEPGAGTMEVTQQLIKDYNLDLELLSSSESAMIAEIGKAIENEEAIVAPLWSPHWVFSKYDLKFLEDPQNTYGGVEKIHHATKQGFDEEYPKVSEWFKNWKMNDQQIGQLIEYVQGAEEPIDGAKKWVEENQDLIDEWVK